Proteins encoded within one genomic window of Sphingomonas sp. NBWT7:
- a CDS encoding metallophosphoesterase, translated as MKLFHVSDVHFGAEDPAALAWFERCVAEERPDAVIMTGDLTMRARPSEFDAGGKWLRALGVPVTIEVGNHDIPYYWDPLRRLFSPYKRYGAAERLIEKPLDLPGVSIVPLKTTARAQWRLNWSKGNVSDDALEKTLSLVAQVPKGNLIFVAGHHPLIEGPTKGTAKTRNGDVALAALADAGAHAVLSGHVHDPFDVPYHRRDWTVRLIGAGTLSKRTRQSPPAFNEIRIIGNRFETLARTLSSEPKHPISESSDSGVTY; from the coding sequence ATGAAGCTATTCCACGTCAGCGATGTGCACTTCGGTGCCGAGGATCCCGCCGCGCTCGCTTGGTTCGAGCGCTGTGTCGCCGAAGAGCGTCCCGATGCGGTGATCATGACCGGCGACCTGACGATGCGCGCCCGACCGAGCGAGTTCGATGCCGGCGGCAAGTGGCTGCGCGCGCTGGGCGTTCCCGTCACGATCGAAGTCGGCAATCACGACATCCCTTATTATTGGGATCCGCTGCGCCGCCTGTTCAGCCCGTACAAACGCTACGGCGCCGCCGAGCGCCTGATCGAGAAGCCGCTCGATCTGCCCGGCGTCTCCATTGTCCCGCTAAAGACGACGGCGCGCGCGCAGTGGCGGTTGAACTGGTCGAAAGGTAACGTCAGCGACGATGCGCTGGAGAAGACGCTTTCGCTCGTCGCGCAGGTGCCCAAGGGCAATCTTATCTTTGTTGCCGGTCACCATCCGCTGATCGAAGGCCCAACCAAAGGCACTGCGAAGACACGCAACGGCGACGTCGCGCTGGCGGCGCTTGCCGATGCCGGTGCGCACGCCGTGCTGTCCGGCCACGTCCACGACCCCTTCGACGTGCCCTATCACCGCCGCGACTGGACGGTGCGGTTGATCGGTGCCGGCACGCTATCCAAGCGGACGCGCCAGTCTCCGCCCGCGTTCAACGAGATCCGCATAATCGGCAATCGCTTCGAGACGCTGGCGCGCACGCTGTCGTCCGAACCGAAGCATCCGATCAGCGAGAGTTCCGATTCGGGCGTGACCTATTGA